In Suttonella indologenes, one genomic interval encodes:
- a CDS encoding TRAP transporter substrate-binding protein, translated as MKRRQLLTATSAAALALGAGAAQAKEKEQKFNWKLVMAWPKNFPGLATSMDWFVQEAKKLSNGRLNITLYGAGELVPAFEVFNAVSEGTAEMGHSTPYYWKGKIPEAEMFSSVPFGMLADETTAWFLEGEGRKLLTELYKPFGVVPFIGGNTTMQMGGWFNKEINSPEDLKGLKIRMPGIGGEVYKMAGASPTSLPGSEIFTSMQSGVIDATDWVSPWNDLAFGLHKAAKFYYNGWQEPCGLIEILLNEKALASLPEDLKAIIENLTQALNQRMMNAFMHNNGQSLKVLQEQHKIEIRNFPADVLKVFKENTAKYLETFAGKSAIAKRIVDSYQSYQASQVEYAKNRIQFEQSRIA; from the coding sequence ATGAAACGCAGACAATTACTCACCGCAACTAGTGCCGCTGCTTTAGCATTGGGCGCCGGCGCAGCACAGGCAAAAGAGAAAGAGCAGAAGTTCAACTGGAAATTGGTTATGGCTTGGCCGAAGAATTTCCCCGGCTTGGCAACATCGATGGATTGGTTCGTGCAAGAGGCGAAAAAACTCTCTAACGGCCGTTTGAATATCACGCTATACGGGGCGGGAGAATTGGTGCCGGCTTTCGAGGTCTTTAATGCGGTCAGCGAAGGCACGGCGGAAATGGGACATAGCACGCCGTATTATTGGAAAGGCAAGATTCCGGAAGCGGAAATGTTTTCATCAGTGCCTTTCGGCATGCTGGCGGATGAAACCACCGCTTGGTTCTTGGAAGGCGAGGGACGCAAATTACTGACGGAATTGTATAAGCCTTTCGGGGTCGTGCCTTTTATCGGCGGCAATACCACCATGCAGATGGGCGGCTGGTTTAATAAGGAAATCAACAGCCCTGAAGATTTGAAAGGCTTAAAAATCCGTATGCCGGGCATCGGCGGCGAAGTGTATAAAATGGCGGGCGCTTCGCCGACATCTTTGCCGGGTTCGGAAATTTTCACTTCCATGCAAAGCGGCGTCATCGATGCGACCGACTGGGTCAGCCCTTGGAATGATTTGGCATTCGGTCTGCACAAAGCGGCAAAATTTTATTACAACGGCTGGCAGGAGCCTTGCGGCCTGATAGAAATTTTGCTCAATGAAAAAGCCTTAGCCAGCCTGCCTGAAGATTTGAAAGCGATTATTGAAAACCTGACACAGGCCTTAAACCAAAGAATGATGAACGCCTTTATGCACAATAACGGTCAATCGCTTAAGGTTTTGCAGGAGCAGCATAAGATCGAAATCCGCAATTTCCCTGCCGACGTCTTGAAAGTTTTCAAAGAAAATACCGCCAAATACTTAGAAACCTTTGCCGGTAAAAGTGCGATAGCAAAACGTATCGTGGACTCTTATCAAAGCTACCAAGCCAGTCAAGTTGAATACGCTAAAAACCGCATCCAATTCGAACAATCGCGTATCGCTTAG
- a CDS encoding SulP family inorganic anion transporter: MLFLPRFRPKSAELLLDYSVERLIRDIGAGFTVAVVALPLAMAFAIASGLKPEAGIFTAIIAGFLISLFGGSRVQIGGPAGAFIVIVYGIVQQHGVGGLLIATFLSGVMLFLMGCLRMGILIKFIPVAVIIGFTNGIAVLIGMTQIKDFLGLRISEMPAGFSAQIRALFQALPSWNPQACATALTSLAVIIAWQKIMKRRVNLPEAAGLLPRVQGSLALIPGSIIALIFATLMTKSLHLSVETIGSRFGGIPQGLPQFSLPHISWTAVGALLMPAFTLAILGAIESLLCARVADSLIKDKHDSNQELLAQGIANMSMPFFSGMPATGTIARTITNIKNGGSSPIAGMVHALVLLLVVLIAAPLAQYIPLAALSAILMFVAWNMGEWREFLRLRSFRLPYRLTLLTVFALTVIVDVSVAVEVGLLLACLIFIYRISSLTIAEPLTDAPQDVPAYKLTGALFFAATKLLERIEYQQGKAMVLDFSGVIYIDSSGAETLEELLEFYQERNMPLLICGLRPQPQDILRRCGLIEKVGAENLFPDRHSAYRHLM, encoded by the coding sequence ATGTTGTTTTTGCCGCGCTTTCGTCCGAAAAGCGCCGAGTTGTTGTTGGATTATTCTGTCGAGCGTTTGATTCGGGATATCGGCGCCGGTTTTACGGTGGCGGTGGTGGCTTTGCCGCTGGCAATGGCTTTTGCGATTGCTTCGGGCTTAAAGCCGGAGGCGGGAATTTTTACGGCGATTATCGCGGGTTTTCTGATTTCTCTGTTCGGCGGTTCGCGCGTGCAAATCGGCGGACCTGCCGGCGCCTTTATCGTGATTGTATACGGCATTGTGCAGCAGCACGGCGTCGGCGGTTTGCTGATTGCCACTTTCCTGAGCGGCGTGATGCTGTTTCTGATGGGCTGTTTGCGCATGGGGATTTTGATTAAGTTTATTCCCGTGGCGGTGATTATCGGCTTTACCAATGGGATTGCGGTCTTAATCGGCATGACGCAGATTAAGGATTTTCTCGGTTTGCGGATTAGCGAGATGCCGGCAGGTTTTTCCGCGCAAATTCGGGCATTATTTCAAGCCTTGCCCTCGTGGAATCCGCAGGCTTGCGCCACGGCGCTGACTTCGCTGGCGGTGATTATCGCTTGGCAGAAGATTATGAAAAGGCGGGTGAATCTGCCCGAGGCGGCGGGATTGCTGCCGCGCGTACAAGGGTCTTTGGCGCTGATTCCGGGCTCGATTATTGCTCTGATTTTTGCCACGTTGATGACGAAGAGTCTGCATTTGTCGGTGGAGACAATCGGTTCGCGCTTCGGCGGTATTCCGCAGGGTTTGCCGCAGTTCAGTTTGCCGCATATTTCTTGGACGGCGGTCGGCGCTTTATTGATGCCGGCTTTTACTTTGGCAATTTTGGGCGCGATTGAGTCTTTGCTCTGCGCGCGGGTGGCGGATAGTCTGATTAAGGATAAGCATGATTCCAATCAGGAGCTCTTAGCGCAGGGAATTGCCAATATGAGTATGCCTTTTTTCAGCGGTATGCCTGCTACCGGTACGATTGCACGCACGATTACCAATATTAAGAACGGCGGCAGCAGTCCGATTGCCGGCATGGTGCATGCCTTGGTGCTGCTTTTGGTGGTCTTGATTGCCGCGCCGCTGGCGCAATATATTCCGCTTGCCGCCTTGTCGGCGATTTTGATGTTTGTGGCTTGGAATATGGGCGAGTGGCGGGAATTTTTGCGTTTGCGCAGTTTCCGCCTGCCTTACCGCCTGACTTTATTGACGGTATTCGCGCTGACGGTAATTGTGGATGTGAGCGTGGCGGTGGAAGTGGGATTGCTTTTGGCTTGTCTGATTTTTATTTACCGCATTTCCAGTTTGACGATTGCCGAGCCGCTGACGGATGCGCCGCAGGATGTGCCGGCATATAAGCTGACCGGCGCACTCTTTTTCGCGGCGACGAAATTATTAGAGCGGATTGAGTATCAGCAGGGCAAGGCGATGGTCTTGGATTTTTCGGGCGTGATTTATATCGACAGTTCGGGCGCGGAAACTTTAGAGGAGTTATTGGAATTTTATCAGGAGCGCAATATGCCCCTGCTGATTTGCGGTTTGCGTCCGCAGCCGCAGGATATTCTCAGGCGCTGCGGTTTGATAGAGAAAGTGGGCGCGGAGAATCTTTTCCCCGACCGCCACAGCGCCTATCGGCATCTCATGTGA
- the gdhA gene encoding NADP-specific glutamate dehydrogenase: MSQLDSLFNSIKQRDPNQAEFYQAVEEVFHSLAPFLAKNPKYSQQGLLERIVEPERVIMFRVAWVDDKGQVQVNRGYRVQMSSAIGPYKGGLRFHPSVNLGILKFLAFEQVFKNALTALPMGGGKGGSDFDPKGKSDGEVMRFCQAFMSELYRHIGADTDVPAGDIGVGGREIGFLFGQYKKLRNEFTSVLTGKALNWGGSLIRPEATGYGAVYFVQHMLKTRDESIEGKRVVISGSGNVSQYAAEKALQLGAKVLSVSDSNGYVRFDDKGMSQAQFAALLELKNERRERLSVYAEEQGLQYFEGKKPWDVACDIALPCATQNELKGEDAKTLLKNGCICVAEGANMPSTLDAAEAFIDAKILYAPGKAANAGGVATSGLEMSQNAIRLSWTREEVDAKLADIMQNIHENCVENGTHDGFTNYVAGANIAGFKKVAHAMLDQGIV; the protein is encoded by the coding sequence ATGAGTCAATTAGACAGCCTGTTTAACAGCATCAAACAGCGCGACCCCAACCAAGCAGAATTTTATCAAGCCGTCGAAGAAGTCTTCCACAGTCTTGCCCCTTTTCTTGCCAAAAATCCTAAATACTCGCAGCAAGGGCTGTTAGAGCGCATTGTCGAGCCGGAGCGCGTGATCATGTTTCGTGTGGCATGGGTAGACGACAAAGGACAAGTGCAAGTCAATCGCGGCTATCGCGTGCAAATGTCCTCCGCCATCGGACCGTACAAAGGCGGTTTGCGCTTTCATCCCAGCGTCAATTTGGGTATCTTGAAATTCTTGGCATTCGAACAAGTCTTTAAAAACGCCCTGACCGCATTGCCGATGGGCGGCGGCAAAGGCGGATCGGATTTCGACCCCAAAGGCAAATCCGACGGCGAAGTCATGCGTTTCTGCCAAGCCTTTATGAGCGAACTTTACCGCCACATCGGCGCGGATACTGACGTACCGGCAGGGGATATCGGCGTCGGCGGACGCGAAATCGGCTTCCTCTTCGGGCAATACAAAAAACTGCGCAATGAATTTACCTCCGTGCTGACCGGCAAAGCGCTTAACTGGGGCGGCAGCCTTATCCGTCCCGAAGCCACCGGCTACGGTGCCGTCTATTTTGTGCAACATATGCTCAAAACGCGCGACGAAAGCATCGAAGGCAAACGCGTCGTTATTTCGGGTTCGGGCAACGTCTCGCAATACGCTGCGGAAAAAGCCCTGCAATTGGGCGCGAAAGTCTTAAGCGTATCCGATTCCAACGGCTATGTGCGTTTTGACGACAAAGGCATGAGCCAAGCTCAATTTGCCGCCTTGCTTGAGCTGAAAAACGAACGCCGCGAACGTCTTTCCGTTTATGCCGAAGAACAAGGCTTGCAATACTTTGAAGGGAAAAAACCTTGGGATGTCGCCTGCGATATCGCCCTGCCTTGCGCCACCCAAAACGAGCTTAAGGGCGAAGACGCCAAAACCCTGTTGAAAAACGGCTGCATCTGCGTTGCCGAAGGCGCGAACATGCCTTCCACCCTAGACGCGGCAGAAGCCTTTATCGACGCCAAAATCCTCTATGCCCCCGGAAAAGCGGCAAATGCGGGCGGCGTGGCAACCTCGGGACTGGAAATGAGCCAAAACGCCATCCGCCTCTCATGGACGCGCGAAGAAGTCGATGCCAAATTGGCGGACATCATGCAAAACATCCATGAAAACTGCGTGGAAAACGGCACTCATGACGGCTTTACCAACTATGTGGCCGGTGCCAACATCGCCGGCTTCAAGAAAGTCGCCCATGCCATGTTGGATCAAGGCATTGTGTAA
- a CDS encoding AbgT family transporter: MQKFLNGLERIGNKLPHPFFLFLWLAIIVAVVSCIMSLIGVTATNPKTQAVVGVKNLLSGAGLEYVLGSMVSNFINFPPLGLIIVVMFGIGLADKVGMIGNLIHYTVAKAPPSMLTFVVFIVGISGSIASDANYLILIPLVAMIYHSLGRHPLAGAAAAYGAAGAGFDISLFVTGTDVTLAGLSTSAAQLINPQAEITPLDNYYFTAASVPLLAIVGTILIDKVIEPRLKRTISIDESLVQKPDMREVSAQEQKALKMTGYAALAFIAVFALILLPQNSPLRNENGGLLPSPFLKSLVPVIFLFFITVGITYGRVAGTLKTMRDIPAKMTEAVREMAPTLTLFFVISQFIAYFRWTGLGEVIAVSGSIFLEHTGFTGLPLVVTFIIMTAALNIFMTSGSAQWSLMSPIFVPMLMMIGFEAAFVQAMFRIGDSVTNIISPMSPYFAVCLANMQRYRPDLGIGTLMATMLPISIGFLICWTAFLLLWLLIGLPIGPGVYMMTSSA, encoded by the coding sequence ATGCAGAAATTTCTCAATGGCTTGGAGCGTATCGGCAATAAACTGCCGCATCCTTTCTTTCTCTTTTTATGGTTAGCCATCATCGTTGCTGTCGTTTCCTGCATCATGTCCTTGATAGGAGTAACGGCAACGAATCCGAAAACGCAGGCAGTTGTCGGCGTTAAAAATCTTCTCTCCGGCGCGGGATTAGAATACGTGCTTGGCTCAATGGTGAGCAACTTCATCAATTTCCCGCCTTTAGGGCTGATTATTGTCGTCATGTTCGGGATTGGACTGGCGGATAAAGTCGGCATGATCGGCAATTTAATCCATTACACCGTTGCCAAAGCGCCGCCTTCTATGCTGACATTTGTCGTCTTCATTGTCGGCATCAGCGGCAGCATCGCCTCCGATGCCAACTACCTCATTCTCATTCCCTTGGTGGCAATGATTTACCACTCTCTCGGCAGACATCCCTTGGCAGGTGCGGCAGCAGCTTACGGCGCAGCCGGCGCAGGCTTTGACATCAGCCTCTTTGTTACCGGTACGGATGTTACTTTGGCGGGACTAAGCACAAGCGCCGCGCAACTAATTAATCCGCAAGCGGAAATCACACCTTTGGACAATTACTATTTCACTGCCGCATCCGTGCCGCTGCTTGCCATTGTCGGCACGATTCTGATCGATAAAGTCATCGAGCCGCGCCTCAAGCGCACCATCAGCATTGACGAATCACTGGTGCAGAAACCCGATATGCGAGAAGTCAGCGCCCAAGAGCAAAAAGCGCTCAAAATGACCGGCTATGCCGCGCTTGCCTTTATCGCCGTCTTTGCCTTAATACTTTTGCCGCAGAATTCCCCTTTGCGCAATGAGAACGGCGGCTTATTGCCCTCGCCGTTTTTAAAATCCCTTGTACCCGTGATATTCCTATTCTTCATCACCGTAGGCATCACTTACGGACGCGTCGCCGGCACTTTGAAAACCATGCGCGATATTCCGGCAAAAATGACCGAAGCCGTGCGCGAAATGGCACCCACTCTCACGCTGTTTTTTGTCATCTCGCAATTTATCGCCTATTTCCGCTGGACAGGCTTGGGCGAAGTCATCGCTGTCTCAGGTTCTATCTTCTTGGAACATACCGGCTTTACCGGTCTGCCTCTTGTCGTTACCTTTATCATCATGACCGCCGCGCTCAATATCTTCATGACCAGCGGCTCTGCACAATGGTCGCTCATGTCGCCGATCTTCGTGCCGATGTTGATGATGATTGGATTTGAAGCGGCATTCGTGCAAGCCATGTTCCGTATCGGCGACTCCGTAACCAACATCATCTCGCCGATGAGCCCTTATTTTGCAGTCTGTCTTGCCAATATGCAGCGCTACCGCCCCGATTTGGGCATCGGCACGCTTATGGCGACCATGCTGCCGATCTCTATCGGCTTCCTGATCTGTTGGACGGCATTTCTGCTGCTGTGGCTATTGATCGGACTGCCGATTGGACCGGGCGTGTATATGATGACGTCTTCCGCCTAA
- a CDS encoding M20 metallopeptidase family protein: protein MFDTEAIQQAAADRHYIHQHPELQYEEHGTAALVAQRLSALGYEVKTGVAGTGVLATLDTGRAGAVIALRADMDALPIEEANDLPYRSEYSGKMHACGHDGHTATLLLAATEIMRRKAQLSGVIKLIFQPAEEGGNGAEKMVKAGVLENPRVDAVFGYHNRPGYKTGAIFAKAGSTMGGNDTFYLTLQGRSGHSAMPHLAVDPIYLGAAVIMQLQGIVSRAKSPLKAGVISVTGFEAGNADNIIPETAKIIINIRSDSAESHRQLVGKLEALIAGVCAPFEAEFRLEHIHHIPPLENHREETERALRAIQAILPQADVQQIDYMPTMGAEDFAYYLQERPGCFFFVGNGIDSAYLHNHRYDFNDAILPTAAAAFVGIVEDYCGKGA from the coding sequence ATGTTTGATACCGAAGCCATTCAACAAGCCGCCGCTGATCGGCACTACATCCATCAGCACCCCGAATTGCAATACGAGGAACACGGCACGGCGGCGCTGGTCGCCCAACGCTTGAGCGCCTTAGGCTATGAAGTGAAAACCGGTGTTGCCGGCACCGGTGTGCTGGCAACATTAGACACAGGGCGTGCCGGAGCCGTGATTGCTTTGCGTGCCGATATGGACGCGCTGCCGATTGAAGAAGCCAATGATCTGCCCTATCGCTCTGAATACAGCGGCAAAATGCACGCCTGCGGACATGACGGACATACCGCCACTTTATTACTCGCCGCTACGGAAATTATGCGCCGCAAAGCGCAATTATCCGGCGTGATTAAGCTAATTTTCCAACCTGCCGAAGAAGGCGGTAATGGGGCGGAAAAAATGGTTAAAGCCGGTGTCTTGGAAAATCCGCGCGTGGATGCGGTTTTCGGCTATCACAACCGCCCCGGTTATAAAACCGGCGCGATTTTCGCCAAAGCCGGTTCAACAATGGGCGGCAACGATACTTTTTATTTAACCTTGCAAGGTCGTTCGGGGCATTCCGCTATGCCGCATTTGGCGGTTGATCCGATTTATCTAGGTGCAGCCGTCATTATGCAATTGCAAGGCATTGTTTCAAGAGCCAAATCGCCTTTAAAAGCCGGCGTCATCAGCGTTACGGGTTTTGAGGCGGGCAATGCCGACAATATCATTCCCGAGACTGCCAAAATCATCATCAATATCCGCAGCGACAGCGCGGAAAGCCACCGGCAATTAGTCGGTAAACTCGAGGCTTTGATTGCCGGCGTTTGCGCGCCTTTTGAAGCCGAATTCAGGCTGGAGCATATTCATCACATTCCGCCGCTGGAAAATCATCGCGAGGAAACCGAGCGTGCTTTGCGGGCGATTCAAGCAATCCTGCCGCAAGCCGATGTGCAGCAAATCGATTATATGCCGACCATGGGGGCGGAAGATTTTGCCTATTACCTGCAAGAGCGTCCGGGCTGTTTTTTCTTTGTCGGCAATGGGATAGACAGCGCTTATTTGCATAATCATCGCTACGATTTTAATGATGCCATTTTGCCCACCGCCGCTGCGGCATTTGTGGGTATTGTCGAAGACTACTGCGGTAAAGGAGCTTAA
- a CDS encoding tetratricopeptide repeat protein yields the protein MNIRYVNQRLSMNKTFFRPLLFSFLFAYGFAAAELSEAPLLGSDIFAQAEWNKMSIGDVNADGIDSIIAERLSALADDAAAHYERYVLHYRLGEKTAAADALQQAAVKGDMRAQYELGMGYLRGENAVAQNEVQAIAWLKLAANAGLAEAQYNLGVLYEHGVVGLSDIGLAERYYLMAAEQSYTAAQYRLGMLYGKKGSIAYQAAKAQQWLSLAAAQGHEAAKKALADLQ from the coding sequence ATGAACATCCGATATGTTAATCAGCGCCTATCTATGAACAAAACCTTTTTCCGCCCTCTCTTATTCAGCTTTTTATTCGCTTACGGTTTTGCCGCTGCAGAGCTAAGCGAAGCGCCGCTGCTCGGCAGCGACATTTTTGCCCAAGCCGAATGGAATAAAATGTCCATCGGCGACGTAAATGCCGATGGTATCGACAGCATCATAGCAGAACGCCTCTCGGCTTTGGCTGATGATGCTGCCGCGCATTATGAGCGCTATGTGTTGCATTATCGTCTCGGCGAAAAAACGGCGGCTGCCGATGCCCTGCAGCAAGCGGCGGTCAAAGGCGATATGCGCGCCCAATACGAACTCGGCATGGGCTATTTGCGCGGTGAAAATGCAGTGGCGCAAAATGAAGTGCAGGCGATTGCATGGCTGAAACTCGCCGCCAATGCGGGGCTGGCAGAAGCGCAATACAACCTCGGCGTGCTTTATGAACATGGCGTGGTCGGCTTAAGCGATATCGGACTTGCCGAACGCTACTATCTGATGGCGGCCGAGCAAAGCTATACGGCGGCGCAATACCGCCTCGGCATGCTGTACGGCAAAAAAGGCAGCATTGCCTATCAGGCGGCAAAAGCGCAGCAATGGCTAAGCCTTGCCGCCGCGCAAGGGCATGAAGCCGCCAAGAAGGCATTGGCTGATTTGCAATAA
- the fur gene encoding ferric iron uptake transcriptional regulator gives MSQQIKRAGLKVTGPRMKILEIMERETSSNDVHLSAEDVYKILLKADEDIGLATIYRVLTQFEQAGILKRHNFEGSHSVFEIDNGDHHDHLICVKTGKVVEFYDEVIAKRQKEIAAEHGFTLEDHSLVLYGIYNGADKDK, from the coding sequence ATGAGTCAGCAAATCAAACGCGCCGGATTGAAAGTCACAGGCCCGCGGATGAAAATTTTGGAAATCATGGAAAGAGAAACCTCGTCCAACGATGTGCATCTTTCCGCGGAAGACGTATATAAAATCCTGCTTAAAGCCGATGAAGACATTGGTTTGGCAACCATTTATCGCGTATTGACTCAATTTGAGCAGGCGGGCATTTTAAAACGCCATAATTTTGAAGGAAGCCACAGCGTATTTGAAATAGACAACGGCGACCATCATGACCATCTGATTTGCGTGAAAACAGGCAAAGTCGTGGAATTTTATGATGAAGTCATTGCCAAACGCCAAAAAGAAATTGCCGCCGAACATGGCTTTACTTTAGAAGATCACAGTTTGGTGCTATACGGAATCTATAACGGTGCGGATAAAGACAAATAA